AGCCGAGGTTATAACAACGATACCAAGCGGGCATGTAGGCGAGATAGCATATAACATTAAGGGCACGCGCTATAATGCTCCTGCCACTTCAACCGATGGCGATGAGATAGCTAGAGGAACCAAGGTCTATGTGGTGAATATTAAAGCCAATACATTCGTCGTCAGGCCGATGTGAGTAATAGCTGTGTGAGCGCGAATCACTCTATATTTACGAGAGGAGTAGTGAAGGTATGAACTTACTGAATCCAAGTGGCGTTGCGACTACTGTAGTGGCGGTTGTCGTATTTTTCGTGCTGATCTTTATGATCGCCGCAAGCCGCTATCGCAAGGCGGGACCCAATCAGGTCCTGGTCGTTTATGGTAAGAAGAGGCACTATCGTGACGCAATATCGGGTGAGCGGGGAACGCGTGGGTTCCGTATTGTAAAGGGTGGGGGCGTTGTCGTCCTGCCGATTGTCGAGACATATTCGTATCTGTCTCTTGAACTGATGACGATCGACATTACCACTCCGGCTGTCTATACGGTTCAGGGCGTGCCCGTGCTGGTCGAGGGCGTCGCTCAGATTAAAGTAAGAGGTGACGATACTTCCATAGCGACCGCGGCAGAGCAGTTTTTGGACAAAAACCAGGCGCAGATAGCCGAAATTGCGCACCAGACTCTGGAGGGTCACCTCCGTGCGATTATCGGCACAATGAATGTCGAAGAACTGGTTACAAACCGTGATTCTTTTGCCCAGAGAGTGCAGGAAGTCTCCGCCGGCGACCTGGCGAATATGGGTCTGCAGGTAGTCTCGTTCGTGATCAAGGACATACGCGATACTCAGGGCTATCTTGAGGCATGGGGGCGTCCGAGGATTGCGCTGGTCAAGAGAGATGCGTCGATTGCCGAAGCCGAAGCTCAGAGAGACTCGACAATAAAGTCGGCTCAGGCCAATCAACTCGCTCAGTCGGCTAAGTTTGAAGCGGATACCAAAGTCGCGGAGGCCGACAGAGACTTCAAGTCCAAATTGGCGGAATACAATGCTTCGGTCAAACAGAAAGAAGCCGAATCGGACCTTTCATACGATCTGCAGAAGTTTAAGACGCAGCAGCTTGTCAGATCGGAAGAAGTGCAGGTGCAGGTAATCGAAAAGCAGAAGCAGATCGAGGTCCAGGAGCAGGAAATTCTGCGCAGAGAGAAAGAACTCGCGGCAACTATCGAGCGGCCCGCCATGGCGGAACGTTCGAAGATCCAGCAGCTAGCTGAAGCCGAGCAGTACAGGCTGCAGGCTACTGCGTCCGGTCAGGCTGAGGCCACCAGGCAGGTGGGTCTCGCCGAGGCTGACGCAGCCAAGGCTAAGGGTCTGGCTGAAGCCGAAGTTGTTCAGGCCAAGGGCCAGGCCGAAGCTCTAGCGATGTCAAAGAAGGCTGAAGCATGGCAGCAGTATACCGAGGCGGCTATATTGCAGGTTGTGATCGAAAATCTGCCGCAGCTTGCTCAGGCTGTTGCCGAGCCGCTCTCGAAGACTGAGAAGATCGTGGTGATAGGCGGCGGCAGTGACGGCAGCGCGGGCGCGTCGAAAGTGACGCAGGACGTGGTGAATGTGGTTGCGCAGCTTCCTCCGATGATTCAAGCCCTTACCGGCATGAACCTGGAGGATTTGCTGAAGAGCATTCCTCAGGGTTTTGCCGCACGCAAGCCTAAGCCTTCTACTCCAGCGAAGGCTGAACCCAAACCGGCACCTGAAGCCGAGGATCCTGATAAGCCGCAAGCTTAGCTTGAACCTGCAGGGCAAAACGATGTATGATAGTGCCGTCCGTTTTTGAAGCGGGCGGCATTTTTGCAATTCGCTCTCATAGCAAATATAAAATATCAAATATCCAATATCAAATTCGTTGTGGAGGATTATATGGCTCTTGATGAAGCGGCGGTCGAACAGATAAGCGAGGAGACCGCGGAAAAGTATAGAAAATACGTCAGCCCCGGACAGGCTAACATACTGAAGTTCAGCGGTTTCGATGTGCCTGAAGACAGGGCAGAGGGCTGCTATATATGGGATATATCGGGTCGGAAGTTTCTCGACTGCGTAGGCGGCTACGGCGCATTCAGCCTGGGTCACAGGCATCCAAAAGTCGTCGAGGCGGTGAAAAAACAGCTCGAAAAAGAAGCGCTAAAGAGCCACTTCTTTATGTCGATTGAGCTTGCCGAGGCATGCGAGGCTATGGCAGCAGTGCTCCCCGGTGATATCGACTATTCATTTCTGTGCAACTCGGGGACTGAGGCTGTCGAAGGTGCGCTGAAGGCAGCCCGTATTCACACAGGCCGAAGCGAGTATATAGGCGCGATCAACGGTTTTCATGGTAAGAGCTACGGCAGTCTGTCGGTCTCAGGCAGAGATGTCTATAAAGAACCGTTCAAGCCCCTGCTTCCCATAGCGCAGCAGGTTCCGTTTGGTGATGCGGATGCCCTTGCAAACGCGATAAGCGACAAGACAGCCGCGGTAATCCTCGAAGTGGTCCAGGGTGAGGCCGGCGTTAATGTCCCGCCGGATGATTACTTCCCTAAAGTTAGAGAGATATGCACTGCAAACGGTACGCTTCTGATCTGTGACGAGGTGCGCACTGCATATGGCCGGACAGGCAAGATGTTCGCGACTGAGCACTACGGCATTCAACCGGATATAGTCACAATGGCGAAGGCGCTCGGCGGAGGCGTGATGCCTGTCGGAGCGTTCTCGGCCAATGCGGACATATGGGACTCCATGTTCGGCAAAAACCCGTATCTGCACTCGACTACATTCGGCGGGAACCCGTTGGCATGCGCAGCCGTGATAGCAGCGATCAAAACGACAATAGAAGAAGGGGTGGTCAGACGTTCTGAAGTCCTCGGTCATAAGCTCCTCGATGGCCTGAAAGCGGTCCAGAAGCTTTATCCGAATGTGGTTAAAGAGGTTCGAGGCAAGGGTCTGCTTGCAGGTGTTGAGTTCGATCATGAGGACTTTGCCGCTCTGGTAATTGCTGGGTGTGGCCGTCGGGACGTGCTGGTAGCTTACAGCCTTAATAACCCTAAAGTGATCCGGCTAGAGCCGCCGCTTATTATTGACGAGACGGAACTGCAGCGAGCGATAGATGCGGTCGATGAAGCTGTGGCCGAGACCGCGGAAATGCTCGAAGGCATAACAAACGATTAACTTCAACATACACCGGCACGCTTAGTGCGGTTGCCATTGCCTGCGTGTCGGTGTTATACTGAAAATAATTCTAGTTGAGGTCGTATTTCTATGTTTGTCACCGGATTCGCAGACGAAGCCGCCACTGGTATAGACGGTCAGATCAGAGCCACAAAAGAGCTTGGGTGGAGCAATATCGAGTCGCGCGCAATCGACAATATAAATATTCACGATCTATCGGACAGCGATTTTGATATTGTCTATGGCAAGCTGCAAGATGCGGGAGTAAGAATCAACTGCTTTGGCTCGACAATTGGAAACTGGGCCAAGAAGATCGATGAGCCGTTCGATTCATCTCTTGCCGAAGCGAAGCGTTCGATTTTCAGGATGAACCGGCTCGGGTGCAAGCGCATCCGAATAATGAGCTTTGCGGTGCTCGAAGACCATGAGCCGGATGATCAGATGGAACTGGAACGCTTCAAGAGGCTGTGGGAGCTTCAGTCGATGTTTACCGACGCGGGAATGCAGTGCGTGCATGAAAACTGCATGAACTACGGCGGCATGGGGTGGGCATATACGCTGAGGATAATCGAGAATGTGCCCGGCTTAAAACTTGTGTTCGATACGGGTAATCCCATCTGCAGCCTTGACCGCACAAAGCCGAAGCCGTATCCGATGCAGTCCGCATGGGAGTTTTATTCACATGTGAAAGATCATGTGGCATATGTGCATATAAAGGATGGCCGCTGGGACCCGGAGACTAAGAAAGCCACTTTCACATACCCCGGTGAGAGTGACGGAGACGTGGTGAGGATTGTTAACGACCTGATAGCGAACGGCTATGACGATGGGTTCTCCATAGAGCCGCATATGGCTGTGGTCTATCACGATGCGTCGGTGAAGTCGGAAGACCAGATCAAATACGACACATATGTGGAGTATGGCCGCCGGTTCGAGAAAATATTGAAGGACGCCTGCGCAGCCAACGGCAGAGTGTTTTAGCTATTTGCGTCCGCGCTTTGATTCGTTGCGTCGTTTGATGTCATGCATGCGCTCCTCGCTGTCTTTCATGAACTTTGAGAGCCTGTCTTCAAATGACGCTCCAACCCCTGCCGCAACCGGTGTCTGGGGTGAGTTGTATGTGTGTTGTGTTGTGTTGGGCGATTTGTTTGCCGGTAGAGGATCAAGTCCGCACTGTTTGATGGACAGCTCGAAGCGCCCCTTTGGGCCAATGCGCAGGACTTTGACCTTGACCTCATCACCTTCGCTGATGTAGTCATGTATATCATGCACATAAGCGTTGGCTATTTCCGATATGTGGACAAGTCCGGTGCTGCCTCCGGGCAGCCGCACGATTGCGCCGTATTCAGCTACTTTAAGGACGGCGCCTTTTACAGTGCTTCCAATTTCGATGGCCATATTTATCGGGCAATCCTCCGGGTCTTCTCTCTGACCAAAACGCATTACCCACAAAGCGGCAATAAGTCACAACATTATATATTGCCACAGTATATAAACGGCTTTTGCTATTTGTCAAGTCCTACTTGCCGGCGTCGATGGCATCGGAGAGCTTTATCGTACCGGAATAAATTGCGGTAACTACAACAACGCCCTCGACTCCTAGCGGTTCGAGGGCTTTTAATTCTTTGATATCTATAAGGCTGCTGACTCCGCCCGACGCGATAATCGGGACATTGAGTTTTTGGGCCATGCGTTTAACGGCGATTATATTTACTCCGCCGTGCATGCCTTTTCGAGATACATCTGTGAAGACAATCCGGTGCGCTCCAAGGTCACACATACGTTTTGCGAAATCATCGGCGCGCTCGTCTGTTCTGGCTTGCCAGTCACGAACGGCTACATAGCCGTTGAGGCTCGCCAGGCTCAATATGGTTTTGTCGGCAAGTGTGCTGAATAACTCTTTTGCGAACTGCTCTTCCAGCGCTGCGTTTGTGCCGACGACAATGCGATCAACACCAAGGTCGAGGACGCGTTTTGCGGTATCTACGCTTCGAATGCCTCCGCCCAGGTCAACGGGGATTTTTGCTGTGTCGATAATTTCTTTTACTGCTTTGAG
This is a stretch of genomic DNA from Armatimonadota bacterium. It encodes these proteins:
- a CDS encoding SPFH domain-containing protein — translated: MNLLNPSGVATTVVAVVVFFVLIFMIAASRYRKAGPNQVLVVYGKKRHYRDAISGERGTRGFRIVKGGGVVVLPIVETYSYLSLELMTIDITTPAVYTVQGVPVLVEGVAQIKVRGDDTSIATAAEQFLDKNQAQIAEIAHQTLEGHLRAIIGTMNVEELVTNRDSFAQRVQEVSAGDLANMGLQVVSFVIKDIRDTQGYLEAWGRPRIALVKRDASIAEAEAQRDSTIKSAQANQLAQSAKFEADTKVAEADRDFKSKLAEYNASVKQKEAESDLSYDLQKFKTQQLVRSEEVQVQVIEKQKQIEVQEQEILRREKELAATIERPAMAERSKIQQLAEAEQYRLQATASGQAEATRQVGLAEADAAKAKGLAEAEVVQAKGQAEALAMSKKAEAWQQYTEAAILQVVIENLPQLAQAVAEPLSKTEKIVVIGGGSDGSAGASKVTQDVVNVVAQLPPMIQALTGMNLEDLLKSIPQGFAARKPKPSTPAKAEPKPAPEAEDPDKPQA
- a CDS encoding aminotransferase class III-fold pyridoxal phosphate-dependent enzyme; protein product: MALDEAAVEQISEETAEKYRKYVSPGQANILKFSGFDVPEDRAEGCYIWDISGRKFLDCVGGYGAFSLGHRHPKVVEAVKKQLEKEALKSHFFMSIELAEACEAMAAVLPGDIDYSFLCNSGTEAVEGALKAARIHTGRSEYIGAINGFHGKSYGSLSVSGRDVYKEPFKPLLPIAQQVPFGDADALANAISDKTAAVILEVVQGEAGVNVPPDDYFPKVREICTANGTLLICDEVRTAYGRTGKMFATEHYGIQPDIVTMAKALGGGVMPVGAFSANADIWDSMFGKNPYLHSTTFGGNPLACAAVIAAIKTTIEEGVVRRSEVLGHKLLDGLKAVQKLYPNVVKEVRGKGLLAGVEFDHEDFAALVIAGCGRRDVLVAYSLNNPKVIRLEPPLIIDETELQRAIDAVDEAVAETAEMLEGITND
- a CDS encoding TIM barrel protein yields the protein MFVTGFADEAATGIDGQIRATKELGWSNIESRAIDNINIHDLSDSDFDIVYGKLQDAGVRINCFGSTIGNWAKKIDEPFDSSLAEAKRSIFRMNRLGCKRIRIMSFAVLEDHEPDDQMELERFKRLWELQSMFTDAGMQCVHENCMNYGGMGWAYTLRIIENVPGLKLVFDTGNPICSLDRTKPKPYPMQSAWEFYSHVKDHVAYVHIKDGRWDPETKKATFTYPGESDGDVVRIVNDLIANGYDDGFSIEPHMAVVYHDASVKSEDQIKYDTYVEYGRRFEKILKDACAANGRVF
- a CDS encoding S1 RNA-binding domain-containing protein produces the protein MAIEIGSTVKGAVLKVAEYGAIVRLPGGSTGLVHISEIANAYVHDIHDYISEGDEVKVKVLRIGPKGRFELSIKQCGLDPLPANKSPNTTQHTYNSPQTPVAAGVGASFEDRLSKFMKDSEERMHDIKRRNESKRGRK
- a CDS encoding HisA/HisF-related TIM barrel protein; the encoded protein is MEVIPGIDLLDDKCVCPVHMSFGHNTPHSHDPGHVAKTWADQGARRLYLADLEGARMGEPQNLKAVKEIIDTAKIPVDLGGGIRSVDTAKRVLDLGVDRIVVGTNAALEEQFAKELFSTLADKTILSLASLNGYVAVRDWQARTDERADDFAKRMCDLGAHRIVFTDVSRKGMHGGVNIIAVKRMAQKLNVPIIASGGVSSLIDIKELKALEPLGVEGVVVVTAIYSGTIKLSDAIDAGK